AGCATCATGACCACATTATCGCTGTGCGAGCGCTCTTCAAAGAATTCGGTATGCCCCGTGAAGGGGACGCCGGCTTCGTTGATGACGCCTTTATGAACCGGACCCGTAATCAGCGCCGCAAATTCGCCATTCAAACACCCATCACAGGCGCGAGCGAGCGTATCCACGACGTAGTGACCATTATCGGTGCTGAGAACGCCAGGCGTAGCAGGTTTGCGAAGTACAACGGGGAGAAGCGTTAATGTGCCTTGCTGCTGCGGCACAGGTGGCTGGTCGGCCCTATAGGGCAAGAGCCTTAAAGGCAGACCGAGCATATTCGCTCGGTCTTGTAACAGTGTTGCGTCTGCACAGACCACCAGCTCAACCGGCCAGCTACGTTGCGCGAGCTGGACGACGAGTTCAGGACCAATCCCGGCAGGCTCGCCGGGAGTGATGACAACACGCTGTGGTTGCATTAGTTGCTCAGTACTTTCACGTATGCACTGGCGCGTTGTTCCTGCATCCAGGTTGCCGCTTCTTCAGAGAATTTGCGGTTGAACAGCATACGGTAAGCTCTGTCTTTCTGCGCTGCGTCGGTTTTATCCACGTTGCGCGTATCCAGCAGTTCAATCAAATGCCAGCCGAAAGTAGAGTGCACCGGTGCGCTCATCTGGCCTTTATTCAGCTTCATCAGCGCATCACGGAATGCCGGATCGTAGATATCAGCCGCTGCCCAGCCAAGGTCACCGCCCTGGTTAGCGGAACCGGGATCCTGAGAAAACTCTTTCGCCGCGTTAGCGAATGACGTTTTGCCGCTCTTGATATCAGCCGCAATCTGCTCCATCTTCACGCGGGCCTGATCGTCCGTCATGATTGGCGATGGTTTCAGCAAAATATGGCGAGCATGTACTTCCGTGACGGAGATGTTCTGGCTCTGACCACGCCTGTCGTTCACTTTCAGAATGTGGAAGCCCACGCCTGAACGAATCGGACCCACGATGTCGCCTTTCTTCGCCGTGCTTAGCGCCTGACCAAAGATAGAAGGCAGTTCCTGAATTCGACCCCAACCCATCTGGCCGCCTTTCAGCGCCTGCTGGTCAGCAGAATAGGTAATGGCGAGTTTACCGAAGTCACCGCCGTTACGCGCTTGTTCAACGATAGAACGCGCCTGGCTTTCAGCTTCAGCGGCCTGATCGGACGTTGGGTTTTCCGGCAGTGGAACCAGGATGTGGCTCAGGTTCAGCTCGGTGCTGGCATCATTCTGATTACCCACCTGCTTCGCCAGTTGATCCACTTCCTGCGGCAGAATGGTGACGCGACGACGGACTTCGTTATTGCGCACTTCAGAAATCAGCATCTCTTTACGGATCTGATTACGGTAGGTCGCATAGCTGATACCGTCATAGGCCAGACGGCTACGCATCTGATCTAACGTCATATTGTTCTGTTTAGAAATGTTAGCGATCGCCTGATCGAGCTGCTCATCAGTGACTTTTACGCCCATTTTCTGGCCCATCTGCAACACGATCTGATCCATGATCAAACGTTCCAGGATCTGATGACGCAGCGTGGCGTCATCTGGAAGTTGCTGACCTGCCTGGCCCGAGTTGAGCTTCACAGATTGCATCATACCATTTACGTCGCTTTCGAGGACTACACCGTTATTCACAACGGCGGCGACTTTATCAACAACCTGTGGCGCGGCGAAGCTGGTGTTCGCAACCATAGCGATACCGAGCAGCAGCGTTTTCCAGTTCTTCATACTTTTTCCATTTCAATTAACCGCAAAGCGGATTGCGTTGTAAATCAAGCTCATTACAGGGAACTACGGTATGGCAGAATGTTCGAACGCAGCATTTGCTGAGTGCCCAGACCGTAGTTGGAACTCAAGCCGCGTAATTCGATATTAAAGCCAATCACGTTATCGTATTTGCTCTGATTGGTGTTGGTATCCCAGCCGTTAAGCTTACGCTCGTAACCGACGCGAATGGCATAACAGCAGGAGTTATATTGCAGACCTAACATCTGGTCAGCAGCCTTGCTGGTATTGGTATCGAAGTAGTACGCCCCAACGACAGACCAGCGATCTGCGATCGGCCAGCTTGCAGACCCCCCCACCTGAGAAATACCTTCTTTGTACTGCTCAGCGGTATAGTTCGGCAATGTCGCCTGGATGTATTCCGGGCTGGCATAACGGTAGGTTAGCTGCACCATCCGATCTTCATCGCGACGATATTCAAGGGCAGTACTGCTCGTCGAAACATTATTCAGACGCGTATCGTATTGCACCCCACCGCGCAAACCCCAACGATCGGTCATACGCCAGTAAGTGTCACCTGCCCAAACCAGAGAACCGGTTTTATTGTCTTTTTCCCAGTTGATATCGTCATCACCGGTACGCGACTCGGTGAAGTAGTAGATTTGACCCACAGAAACGTTAAAACGTTCAACGGCTTCATCATCATATACGCGAGTGGTGACACCCGAAGTCAACTGGTTTGCTGACGCGATACGGTCCAGGCCGCCGTAGGTACGGTCGCGGAACAGGCCGCTGTAATCCGATTGCAGGAACGCAGAGTCGTAGTTATTGATTTTACTTTGATCGCGATAAGGCACATACAGATACTGCATACGCGGTTCCAGCGTTTGGGTATAACCACTCGCCAGATTCATATCACGTTCGAAAATCAGTTTCCCGTCCATCTTGAACTGCGGCAACGTACGGTTTACGGACTCTTCCAGATTTGCGTTATTGGTGGTGTTGTAATTGTCGAGATTCTTTTGCTGGTAATGCGTCGCCATCAGCTTGGCTTCAGTATCCAGACTCGCCCAATCGTTGGACCATGGGAGATTTACTACCGGCTCAATGTGCAGACGCGTGGCTTCTGGCATATCGGAATTTGTATTCACGAAATGCACGGCCTGGCCGTAGATACGGGTATCAAATGGACCGACATCATTTTGATACCAGTTAACATCCAACTGCGGTTCTGCACCGTAGGTACTACCCGTCTGGTTGCTAAAGACCTGAAACTGTTTAGTCGATACCGTTGCGTCAAAGTTCTGCACGGCATAGCCAGCGCTGAATTTCTGCGTCGCATAGCCATCAGTACTGGAACCGTACTTTGTGGTGAAGTCGTTGAAGTAGTTTGAATCGCTGACTTTGGTGTAATCGACGTTGAAACGCCACACCTGATCCATGACGCCAGCGTGTTGCCAGTAGAACAGCCAACGGTGGCGATCGCCCTCAGTAGGGTGCTCATCTTCATAGACTTTATCTGAAGGCAGATAATCCAGCTCCATCAGACCTGCCCCAGCATGGGTCAGGTAGCGGAACTCATTTTCCCACATGATATTGCCGCGCTTGTGGATATAGTGCGGCGTAATCGTGGCGTCCATATTGGGCGCGATGTTCCAGTAATACGGCAGATAGAACTCAAAATAGTTCGTGGTGCTGTATTTGGCATTCGGGATTAAAAAGCCCGAGCGACGCTTATCGCCGATCGGCAACTGCAAATATGGGCTATAGAAAACAGGCACGGGGCCCAGTTTAAAGCGCGCATTCCAGATTTCAGCGACCTGCTCTTCACGGTCGTGAATCACTTCGCTACCCACCACGCTCCAGGTGTTTGAACCCGGGAGACAGGAGGTGAAAGAGCCGTTATCGAGAATGGTATAGCGATTTTCACCGCGCTGTTTCATCAGATCCGCTTTACCACGGCCCTGACGACCCACCATCTGGTAATCACCTTCCCAGACGTTAGTGTCTTTTGTATTCAGATTTGACCAGGCTTTCGGACCTTTCAGGATGACCTGATTGTCGTCATAGTGCACATTGCCCAGTGCATCGACCGTGCGTACCGGAGCAGCCGCGCCTTCGGGCTGCTTCTGATGAAGTTGAACTTCATCTGCCTGCAAACGGCTGTTGCCTTGATTAATGTCGACATTGCCCGTAAACGTGGCGTTATCAGGGTAATTACCCTTTGCATTGTCGGCAGTAATAGTGACAGGCAAGCTGTTAGTATCACCCTGCACCAGCGGGCGATCGTAGCTTGGGACGCCCAGCATACACTGCGAGGCGAGATCGGCGGCTAGCCCCTGTTGGCTATATAGGGCCGCACCAATCATTGTGGCCAGGAGGGTGGGGATACGTTTTTTCATACGTTGTATTTATTGTTCCATCATCAGTGGCGTTACGCTGGCAAACGGTCAGAGACTATCTTACTCATCAGCGCAGTGCCAGCGTTAATCCTGCCCGTTTGCGAGTCAGAGTGTTAGGCTCGCTATCGAATGACGAGTATGATAATGCAAATTATAGGCGATGTCCCTCAATTGACCGTGGCTCGACCACTGAGATAATGGAGTTGAGTCGGACCAGGAACATGACCGTACGGGGAGTATATGCAGTATTGGGGTAAAATAATTGGCGTCGCATTCGCATTATTGATGGGCGCAGGATTTTGGGGCGTCTTATTGGGCCTCATTATCGGCCATATGTTTGATAAAGCGCGCAGTCGCAAAATTGCGATGTTTGCCAACCAACGCGAGCGTCAGGCGCTATTTTTCGCCACCACGTTCGAGGTGATGGGGCATTTAACCAAATCGAAAGGACGGGTCACAGAAGCCGACATTCAGATCGCCAGCGTATTCATGGATCGCATGAGTCTGCACGGTGAATCTCGTGTGGCGGCGCAAAACGCCTTTCGCATCGGTAAAGCGGATAATTACCCGCTGCGCGAGAAAATGCGTCAGTTCCGTAGCGTCTGCTTCGGGCGCTTTGATTTAATTAGGATGTTTCTGGAAATCCAGATTCAGGCAGCGTTTGCCGACGGCTCACTGCATCCGAACGAACGAGACGTACTGTATGTGATTGCTGAAGAGCTGGGTATTTCCCGTATGCAGTTCGATCAGTTCTTGCGCATGATGCAGGGCGGAGCGCAGTTTGGCGGAGGCTATCAGCAACAGCAGCAATCTGCGGGCGGCGGCTGGCAACAGGCGCAGCGTGGCCCAACGCTGGAAGATGCCTGCAACGTATTAGGCGTTAAGCCGACTGACGATGCGACCACCATTAAACGCGCCTATCGCAAGCAGATGAGCGAACATCACCCGGATAAACTGGTTGCTAAAGGGTTACCACCGGAAATGATGGAAATGGCGAAGCAGAAAGCGCAGGAAATTCAGAAAGCGTACGAGCTGATTAAAGAGCAGAAAGGCTTTAAATAATGCGGTGTCTGCCCGGTAAAAACCGGGCGGACATTAAAAGTCGGCAGGCGTTTTAAACGTCATCGACGTGCCAAACGCCGGATGGGTAATCGTCAGCATTTCAGCATGCAGCTGTAAACGCGGCGCCATTGCCAGCGCTTCCGGTGTCGCGTAAAAACGATCCCCCAGAATCGGATGACCCAACGCCAGCATGTGCACACGCAGCTGATGCGAACGTCCCGTAATCGGCTTAAGCAAAATGCGCGCGGTATTATCCGGCGCATACTCCAACACTTCAT
This sequence is a window from Enterobacter sp. 638. Protein-coding genes within it:
- the surA gene encoding peptidylprolyl isomerase SurA: MKNWKTLLLGIAMVANTSFAAPQVVDKVAAVVNNGVVLESDVNGMMQSVKLNSGQAGQQLPDDATLRHQILERLIMDQIVLQMGQKMGVKVTDEQLDQAIANISKQNNMTLDQMRSRLAYDGISYATYRNQIRKEMLISEVRNNEVRRRVTILPQEVDQLAKQVGNQNDASTELNLSHILVPLPENPTSDQAAEAESQARSIVEQARNGGDFGKLAITYSADQQALKGGQMGWGRIQELPSIFGQALSTAKKGDIVGPIRSGVGFHILKVNDRRGQSQNISVTEVHARHILLKPSPIMTDDQARVKMEQIAADIKSGKTSFANAAKEFSQDPGSANQGGDLGWAAADIYDPAFRDALMKLNKGQMSAPVHSTFGWHLIELLDTRNVDKTDAAQKDRAYRMLFNRKFSEEAATWMQEQRASAYVKVLSN
- the lptD gene encoding LPS assembly protein LptD; protein product: MKKRIPTLLATMIGAALYSQQGLAADLASQCMLGVPSYDRPLVQGDTNSLPVTITADNAKGNYPDNATFTGNVDINQGNSRLQADEVQLHQKQPEGAAAPVRTVDALGNVHYDDNQVILKGPKAWSNLNTKDTNVWEGDYQMVGRQGRGKADLMKQRGENRYTILDNGSFTSCLPGSNTWSVVGSEVIHDREEQVAEIWNARFKLGPVPVFYSPYLQLPIGDKRRSGFLIPNAKYSTTNYFEFYLPYYWNIAPNMDATITPHYIHKRGNIMWENEFRYLTHAGAGLMELDYLPSDKVYEDEHPTEGDRHRWLFYWQHAGVMDQVWRFNVDYTKVSDSNYFNDFTTKYGSSTDGYATQKFSAGYAVQNFDATVSTKQFQVFSNQTGSTYGAEPQLDVNWYQNDVGPFDTRIYGQAVHFVNTNSDMPEATRLHIEPVVNLPWSNDWASLDTEAKLMATHYQQKNLDNYNTTNNANLEESVNRTLPQFKMDGKLIFERDMNLASGYTQTLEPRMQYLYVPYRDQSKINNYDSAFLQSDYSGLFRDRTYGGLDRIASANQLTSGVTTRVYDDEAVERFNVSVGQIYYFTESRTGDDDINWEKDNKTGSLVWAGDTYWRMTDRWGLRGGVQYDTRLNNVSTSSTALEYRRDEDRMVQLTYRYASPEYIQATLPNYTAEQYKEGISQVGGSASWPIADRWSVVGAYYFDTNTSKAADQMLGLQYNSCCYAIRVGYERKLNGWDTNTNQSKYDNVIGFNIELRGLSSNYGLGTQQMLRSNILPYRSSL
- the djlA gene encoding co-chaperone DjlA; its protein translation is MQYWGKIIGVAFALLMGAGFWGVLLGLIIGHMFDKARSRKIAMFANQRERQALFFATTFEVMGHLTKSKGRVTEADIQIASVFMDRMSLHGESRVAAQNAFRIGKADNYPLREKMRQFRSVCFGRFDLIRMFLEIQIQAAFADGSLHPNERDVLYVIAEELGISRMQFDQFLRMMQGGAQFGGGYQQQQQSAGGGWQQAQRGPTLEDACNVLGVKPTDDATTIKRAYRKQMSEHHPDKLVAKGLPPEMMEMAKQKAQEIQKAYELIKEQKGFK